The Sorangiineae bacterium MSr11367 genome window below encodes:
- a CDS encoding cyclase family protein, with amino-acid sequence MSILGQLVDGLATGAIDVIDLTAPLEAKTPILRLPAPFGNTAEFELEEISRYDERGPAWYWNNIRTGEHTGTHFDAPVHWVTGRDGHDVSMVPVKRLIAPAVVLDFTRQAAADPNFLLQIEHVRAWESVHGPLPKGGWLLYRTGWDARGDRENDFLNEGRTPGMAGECAKWLAEETSILGVGVETVGTDAGAAHSFAPPFPCHAHLLGNDKYGLTQLRRVAELPVRGAVVIAGPLPIVRGSGSPCRVLALVER; translated from the coding sequence ATGTCAATCCTGGGCCAACTTGTCGATGGACTCGCGACGGGTGCCATCGATGTGATCGATTTGACGGCGCCGCTGGAGGCGAAGACGCCGATCTTGAGGCTGCCTGCTCCCTTTGGGAATACGGCGGAGTTCGAGCTCGAGGAGATCAGTCGGTACGATGAGCGCGGGCCGGCTTGGTATTGGAACAACATTCGGACGGGGGAGCATACGGGGACGCACTTCGATGCGCCGGTGCATTGGGTGACGGGACGGGATGGGCACGATGTGTCGATGGTGCCGGTGAAGCGGCTCATTGCGCCGGCGGTGGTGCTCGATTTTACGAGGCAGGCGGCGGCCGACCCGAATTTCCTCCTGCAGATCGAGCACGTTCGCGCGTGGGAGAGTGTGCATGGCCCGCTGCCCAAAGGTGGGTGGCTCTTGTACCGCACGGGATGGGATGCGCGCGGGGATCGCGAAAACGATTTCCTCAACGAGGGGCGCACGCCGGGAATGGCCGGCGAGTGTGCCAAGTGGCTTGCCGAGGAAACGTCCATCCTCGGTGTCGGTGTGGAAACCGTGGGGACGGATGCGGGGGCGGCCCATTCGTTCGCGCCGCCGTTTCCATGCCATGCGCACTTGCTCGGCAATGACAAATACGGGCTCACGCAGCTGCGGCGGGTCGCCGAGCTGCCCGTGCGCGGTGCGGTGGTCATCGCGGGGCCGTTGCCCATCGTGCGCGGCTCGGGAAGTCCGTGCCGGGTGTTGGCGCTGGTGGAGCGCTGA
- a CDS encoding thiamine pyrophosphate-binding protein, producing MRFGVENQAGGQAGALEVLARWVSTHTDRVFGLVGSGNFHLVNALTQAGIDFVAARHEGGAATMADAYARVSQRTGVLTVHQGPGFTNALTGLAEAAKSRTPLLALVPEATSRKSNFYLDAEALARGVGARYLPIARAADLPSPAAVQAAGTMVLGFPLHLLANGAFADEAPAPPDITAPAASFDEANAERLTALLASARRPLFIAGHGAVRAQARDALVRLADRCGALLAVSARAKGLFAGHPFYLDVSGGFASPLTAELVQHADLVVAWGAALSMWTTRHGRLVDPSANVAQVLLHADDLGAHHRIDCGVAGDVRHVAECIDATWQRLHPTRSGYRSEELRQRIATQSRWRDIPYDDDSTSERIDPRTLTVALDDMLPVERIVAVDSGNFMGYPSMYLQVPDEQGFCFSQAFQSIGLGLATAMGAALARPDRLPVAALGDGGFLMGISELETIVRLKIPMLVVVYDDAAYGAEVHHFGPDGHPLAHVTFPERDLAAMARGFGFHATTVRTRADLAPLEAWLAGPRDQPFLLDAKITSRGGAWWLQEAFGH from the coding sequence ATGCGGTTCGGGGTCGAGAACCAGGCTGGCGGGCAGGCGGGCGCGCTCGAGGTCCTGGCTCGGTGGGTGTCGACACATACGGACCGCGTCTTTGGCTTGGTGGGAAGTGGCAATTTCCATTTGGTCAATGCCTTGACCCAAGCCGGTATCGACTTCGTCGCGGCACGGCACGAGGGCGGGGCGGCCACCATGGCCGATGCCTATGCGCGCGTTTCGCAGCGCACCGGCGTGCTGACGGTGCACCAAGGGCCCGGGTTCACCAATGCATTGACCGGCCTCGCCGAGGCGGCGAAGAGCCGCACACCGCTCCTTGCACTCGTGCCGGAGGCGACGTCGCGAAAGTCGAATTTCTACCTCGATGCCGAGGCACTGGCCCGAGGCGTGGGCGCGCGCTATCTGCCGATTGCGCGCGCGGCCGATCTTCCCTCCCCCGCCGCCGTGCAGGCCGCAGGGACGATGGTGCTCGGGTTCCCGCTGCATCTCTTGGCAAACGGCGCCTTCGCCGACGAGGCGCCAGCCCCGCCCGACATCACCGCCCCCGCCGCGTCCTTCGACGAGGCCAACGCCGAGCGCCTCACCGCCCTGCTCGCGAGCGCCCGTCGCCCGCTGTTCATCGCGGGGCACGGAGCGGTGCGCGCTCAGGCGCGCGATGCCCTCGTCCGCCTCGCAGACCGATGCGGCGCACTCCTCGCCGTATCCGCCCGCGCGAAAGGCCTCTTCGCAGGCCACCCCTTCTACCTCGACGTCTCCGGCGGATTCGCCTCGCCCCTCACCGCGGAGCTCGTGCAGCATGCAGACCTGGTCGTCGCGTGGGGCGCAGCCCTGAGCATGTGGACCACGCGGCACGGGCGGCTGGTGGATCCCTCGGCCAACGTGGCGCAGGTTCTCCTGCACGCGGATGATCTCGGCGCCCACCATCGCATCGATTGCGGCGTCGCAGGCGACGTGCGCCACGTTGCAGAATGCATCGATGCAACATGGCAGCGGCTGCACCCGACCCGCTCGGGCTACCGCTCCGAAGAACTCCGCCAACGCATCGCGACGCAGTCACGCTGGCGTGACATCCCCTACGATGACGATTCGACCTCCGAGCGCATCGACCCGCGCACCCTGACGGTGGCCCTCGACGACATGCTGCCCGTCGAACGCATCGTCGCCGTCGACTCGGGCAACTTCATGGGATACCCGTCCATGTACCTGCAGGTACCCGACGAACAGGGATTCTGCTTCTCGCAGGCCTTTCAATCGATCGGCCTCGGCCTGGCCACCGCCATGGGCGCCGCGCTTGCGCGCCCCGATCGACTTCCCGTGGCCGCCCTCGGCGATGGCGGATTCCTCATGGGCATCTCCGAATTGGAAACCATCGTTCGCCTGAAAATCCCGATGCTCGTCGTCGTCTACGACGATGCCGCGTACGGCGCGGAGGTCCACCACTTCGGGCCGGACGGCCACCCGCTGGCCCATGTGACCTTTCCCGAGCGCGATCTCGCGGCCATGGCACGCGGTTTCGGCTTTCATGCCACCACCGTGCGCACACGCGCCGATCTCGCGCCGCTCGAGGCTTGGCTCGCGGGGCCGCGCGATCAGCCGTTCCTGCTCGATGCGAAAATTACCTCACGCGGCGGGGCATGGTGGCTCCAAGAGGCATTTGGCCACTGA
- a CDS encoding CBS domain-containing protein — translation MIQLTRTARTVAEIMNRDLVSVSEGATSETIRTTMLLSGITAVPVLDRDSRPVGIFSFRDVTTRAARIPRARAVATVPADTTIEEASRQLARIERHHLVIVDDDGRAIGTLSAIELLREWLGIPSARRR, via the coding sequence ATGATCCAATTAACGCGCACGGCACGCACCGTTGCGGAAATCATGAATCGCGATCTGGTGTCCGTATCCGAGGGGGCGACCAGCGAGACCATTCGGACGACGATGCTTCTGAGCGGCATCACGGCCGTGCCGGTGCTCGACCGGGATTCGCGGCCGGTGGGCATCTTTTCCTTTCGGGACGTCACCACGCGGGCCGCGCGCATCCCCAGGGCGCGCGCCGTGGCCACGGTCCCCGCCGATACGACCATCGAGGAGGCGAGCCGTCAGCTCGCCCGCATCGAGCGCCACCATTTGGTCATCGTCGACGACGACGGCAGGGCCATTGGCACGCTCTCGGCGATCGAGCTGCTCCGCGAATGGCTCGGCATCCCCAGTGCACGCAGGCGCTGA
- a CDS encoding TetR/AcrR family transcriptional regulator, which produces METALVRALEQFWRHGYEGTSLSDLTAAMGINRPSLYATFGTKEELFRKALDLYFARYTNIDAILGEPTARAVAERLLFETVVLNTGISTPHGCLGTVAALACSVEVEPIRQELIARRACNQERLRLRLEEAKSSGELPADANPASLAFYLITVAQGIAVQAASGASREELRRVAELALRGWPAPRHE; this is translated from the coding sequence GTGGAAACCGCTCTGGTCCGTGCGCTGGAGCAGTTTTGGCGTCACGGCTACGAGGGTACGTCGCTCTCCGACTTGACGGCGGCCATGGGCATCAACCGGCCGAGTCTGTATGCGACCTTCGGAACGAAGGAGGAGCTCTTTCGAAAAGCGCTCGACCTCTATTTCGCGCGGTACACGAACATCGACGCGATCCTCGGGGAGCCGACGGCGCGCGCCGTGGCCGAGCGGCTTCTCTTCGAAACCGTCGTCCTGAACACGGGGATCTCGACGCCGCACGGCTGCCTGGGGACCGTCGCGGCGCTCGCGTGCTCGGTCGAGGTCGAGCCCATTCGGCAGGAGCTGATCGCGCGCCGCGCCTGCAACCAGGAGCGACTGCGCTTGCGTCTCGAAGAGGCGAAGTCCAGCGGCGAGCTTCCGGCGGACGCCAACCCGGCCTCCCTGGCCTTTTACCTGATCACCGTTGCCCAAGGCATTGCGGTGCAAGCCGCATCCGGTGCCTCCCGGGAAGAGTTGCGGCGGGTGGCCGAGCTGGCACTTCGCGGATGGCCTGCGCCACGGCACGAATAG
- a CDS encoding SDR family oxidoreductase — protein sequence MTKKLEGKVALVTGGSRGLGVELARALADEGANVAISYVASEEKAAAVVREIERKGVRAAAFQADQGEPEAPQRLVDAVVQRFGKLDILVNNAAVSIPSRLDDINADIAALERQWQVNALGVVRTIRAAAKVLPKGGRIVTIGSGVWHRAAFPGIADYAGTKGAIVSYSKAAARDLAPREITVNVVDAGLMDTDMAAPYRDTAWPLILNNLLSIQRSGRLEEIAAAVVFLASPGASYITGAVVPADGGAGA from the coding sequence ATGACGAAGAAGCTCGAAGGAAAAGTGGCACTCGTAACGGGAGGCTCACGCGGCCTCGGGGTCGAACTCGCGCGCGCGCTCGCCGACGAAGGGGCCAACGTGGCCATCAGTTACGTGGCGTCGGAAGAAAAGGCCGCCGCCGTGGTTCGCGAGATCGAACGCAAAGGCGTTCGCGCCGCCGCCTTCCAAGCGGATCAAGGCGAGCCCGAAGCTCCGCAACGCCTCGTCGACGCCGTGGTCCAACGCTTTGGGAAGCTCGACATCCTCGTCAACAATGCGGCCGTCTCGATTCCGAGCCGCCTCGACGACATTAACGCGGACATCGCTGCGCTCGAACGCCAATGGCAGGTCAACGCCCTGGGCGTGGTGCGTACCATTCGAGCCGCCGCCAAGGTGCTCCCCAAAGGCGGACGAATCGTGACCATCGGCTCCGGCGTCTGGCACCGCGCCGCTTTTCCCGGAATCGCCGACTATGCGGGCACGAAGGGCGCCATCGTCTCCTACTCCAAGGCCGCGGCACGCGATCTGGCCCCACGCGAGATCACAGTCAACGTCGTCGACGCAGGCCTCATGGACACCGACATGGCCGCGCCCTACCGCGACACCGCTTGGCCACTCATCCTGAACAATTTGCTCTCCATCCAGCGCAGCGGCCGGCTCGAAGAAATCGCCGCGGCCGTCGTGTTCCTCGCCTCCCCGGGCGCTTCCTACATCACGGGCGCCGTGGTACCGGCCGACGGAGGTGCCGGGGCATGA
- a CDS encoding DUF2625 domain-containing protein has protein sequence MAARTLHELVDETEPGMDLVRSWTASARNSIECLPCDPAEGERTLLALQITTRSPMGAIAYETGGLLIDGGWLRILGAGCPQLPRSIADWNGMTAQATPHRLDGAYLVGDDVVGGFFAVNGGGFKGKRGNVFYLAPDTLRWEDMDLAYSDWVYWAFTGDLSKFYENARWPGWEQEIATVDGLSGILIFPFLSAEGPPIAHRTRNTVPIEELWDFHARAGR, from the coding sequence ATGGCCGCGCGCACGTTGCATGAGCTCGTGGATGAAACCGAACCCGGGATGGACCTCGTCCGCAGTTGGACGGCCTCCGCGCGAAACTCGATCGAATGCCTTCCATGCGATCCGGCGGAAGGTGAGCGCACACTTCTCGCGCTTCAGATCACCACGCGCTCGCCCATGGGTGCGATTGCGTACGAGACGGGCGGCCTGTTGATCGATGGGGGCTGGCTGCGCATTCTCGGCGCAGGCTGCCCGCAATTGCCGCGTAGCATCGCCGATTGGAACGGCATGACCGCGCAGGCCACACCGCACCGCCTCGATGGGGCTTACTTGGTCGGCGACGACGTGGTGGGCGGCTTCTTCGCCGTCAACGGCGGGGGCTTCAAGGGCAAACGCGGCAATGTCTTTTACTTGGCGCCGGACACACTGCGCTGGGAAGACATGGACCTCGCCTATTCCGATTGGGTCTACTGGGCGTTCACCGGCGACCTGTCGAAATTCTACGAAAATGCCCGATGGCCGGGTTGGGAGCAGGAAATCGCCACCGTCGACGGCCTATCGGGCATTTTGATCTTTCCGTTTCTATCCGCGGAAGGCCCCCCGATTGCTCATCGGACACGCAACACCGTGCCCATCGAGGAACTCTGGGACTTTCACGCGCGCGCGGGTCGCTGA
- the gndA gene encoding NADP-dependent phosphogluconate dehydrogenase, which produces MAVMGRNLALNIESRGHAVSIYNRSREKTDEVLAESPKAKLVPTYTMKEFVDSLETPRRILLMVKAGEATDKTIAELQPLLDKGDILIDGGNTLFTDTVRRSEDLAKAGLNFIGTGVSGGEEGALRGPSIMPGGQKQAYELVAPILNEIAAKAPDGDACVTYIGPGGAGHYVKMVHNGIEYGDMQLIAESYAVLKHVVGLSNADLAKVYTEWNQGELDSYLIEITSKIFGKKDEKTGKELVDVILDRAAQKGTGKWTSQSALDLGVPLQLITESVFARVLSSLKDERVAASKVLPGPKTKPFDGDRKAFVESVRRALYLSKIVSYAQGFAQMRAASDEYKWNLDYGNIAKIWRGGCIIRARFLQDITDAYKHDAKLANLLLAPKFREIALNYQDALRDVVATAVKVGVPTPGFSSAIAYYDSYRAETLPANLIQAQRDFFGAHTFERVDEKGSFHADWG; this is translated from the coding sequence ATGGCCGTCATGGGCCGCAATCTGGCACTGAACATCGAGAGCCGGGGTCATGCGGTCTCCATCTACAACCGCAGCCGCGAGAAGACGGACGAGGTTCTCGCCGAGAGCCCCAAGGCCAAGCTCGTGCCGACCTATACGATGAAGGAGTTCGTCGATTCGCTCGAGACCCCGCGCCGCATCCTCTTGATGGTCAAGGCGGGGGAGGCCACCGACAAGACGATCGCCGAGCTGCAACCGCTGCTCGACAAGGGCGACATCCTCATCGACGGCGGCAACACGCTGTTCACGGACACCGTGCGCCGCAGCGAAGACCTGGCCAAGGCGGGGCTGAATTTCATCGGCACCGGCGTCTCCGGCGGCGAGGAAGGCGCACTGCGCGGTCCCTCGATCATGCCGGGCGGTCAGAAGCAGGCCTACGAGTTGGTCGCGCCCATCCTCAACGAGATTGCCGCGAAAGCACCGGACGGTGACGCGTGCGTGACGTACATCGGTCCCGGCGGCGCGGGCCACTACGTCAAGATGGTGCACAACGGCATCGAGTACGGCGACATGCAGCTCATCGCCGAGAGCTACGCGGTGCTCAAGCACGTGGTCGGCCTCTCCAACGCAGACCTGGCCAAGGTCTACACCGAGTGGAATCAGGGCGAGCTCGATAGCTACCTCATCGAGATCACCTCGAAGATCTTCGGCAAGAAGGACGAGAAGACCGGCAAAGAGCTGGTCGACGTGATCCTCGACCGCGCCGCGCAAAAGGGCACGGGCAAGTGGACCAGCCAGAGCGCGTTGGATCTGGGCGTACCTTTGCAGCTCATCACCGAGTCGGTGTTCGCCCGCGTGCTCTCCTCGCTCAAGGACGAGCGCGTCGCCGCGAGCAAGGTCCTCCCGGGACCGAAGACCAAGCCGTTCGACGGCGATCGCAAGGCCTTCGTCGAGTCGGTGCGCCGCGCACTGTATTTGAGCAAGATCGTCTCGTACGCGCAGGGCTTCGCGCAAATGCGCGCCGCCTCGGACGAGTACAAGTGGAACCTCGACTACGGCAACATCGCCAAGATCTGGCGCGGTGGCTGCATCATCCGCGCGCGCTTCCTGCAGGACATCACCGACGCGTACAAGCACGACGCGAAGCTGGCGAACCTGCTCTTGGCGCCGAAGTTCCGCGAGATCGCGCTGAACTACCAAGACGCGCTGCGCGACGTCGTGGCCACCGCGGTGAAGGTGGGCGTGCCCACGCCGGGCTTCTCGTCCGCGATTGCCTATTACGATAGCTACCGCGCGGAGACGCTGCCCGCCAATTTGATCCAGGCGCAGCGCGACTTCTTCGGCGCGCACACCTTCGAGCGCGTCGACGAGAAGGGCAGCTTCCACGCCGACTGGGGTTAG
- a CDS encoding type I-E CRISPR-associated protein Cse2/CasB, giving the protein MTRPNMQAARTAYEALYEGTRIETTIRHAASSLELVPALHAITLPHQEIARAAGVAAEDLAAWWRLGIVLLLYPYARHRVDGGFNFGRHVHRHAPRAERYFDVLLTQKVPERGMFVRALRTILIRTRRQHAPVDWTLLGEDILWWNSETSTAWRQGWKGGDGDEESPASGVRPAAGIVQDELAPRRASVS; this is encoded by the coding sequence ATGACACGACCCAACATGCAGGCCGCGCGCACCGCGTACGAGGCACTTTACGAGGGCACGCGAATCGAAACGACCATCCGCCATGCCGCGAGTTCCCTCGAACTCGTGCCGGCCCTTCATGCCATCACGCTGCCGCATCAGGAGATCGCACGGGCCGCAGGTGTCGCGGCCGAGGATCTCGCTGCGTGGTGGCGGCTCGGGATTGTGCTCCTCTTGTATCCCTACGCACGTCATCGCGTCGATGGTGGCTTCAACTTTGGTCGGCACGTCCATCGGCACGCGCCCCGCGCCGAGCGCTATTTCGATGTGCTTCTGACGCAAAAGGTCCCCGAGCGCGGCATGTTCGTCCGGGCCCTGCGCACCATTTTGATCCGAACGCGCCGGCAACATGCGCCGGTGGATTGGACCCTTCTCGGCGAGGACATCCTCTGGTGGAACTCGGAGACGAGCACCGCATGGAGGCAAGGCTGGAAGGGTGGCGATGGCGACGAAGAATCCCCCGCAAGCGGCGTTCGACCCGCGGCGGGAATCGTCCAGGACGAGCTGGCGCCCCGACGCGCTAGCGTCTCGTAA
- a CDS encoding cadmium resistance transporter translates to MSELLTLVGLGLALFVSTNLDDIFILLGFFADRRYQRWQIVLGQYLGMGALVALSLGGAFAAVAIPAKYIGLLGAFPFLIGVKNLVSAFRGEPAQKEPSAAPSVSSVASVALVTLANGGDNIAAYVPVFATRKAHELAVILVCFAVMTGVWCAAGSFLVNHRTLGAPIRRYGQILLPWVLMALGISIFASSRSAAGLRPSVDSDAPNQTVTAPIGNPTEG, encoded by the coding sequence ATGTCAGAACTCCTCACCTTGGTCGGCCTCGGTCTCGCGCTCTTCGTGTCGACGAACCTCGACGACATCTTCATCTTGCTCGGATTCTTCGCCGATCGCCGCTACCAGCGGTGGCAGATTGTCCTCGGGCAATACCTCGGTATGGGCGCGTTGGTGGCCCTCAGCCTGGGGGGCGCATTCGCCGCCGTAGCGATCCCGGCCAAGTACATCGGACTGCTGGGTGCGTTTCCCTTTCTGATCGGCGTCAAGAACCTGGTCTCGGCGTTCCGTGGCGAGCCCGCGCAAAAGGAGCCTTCGGCGGCGCCGTCCGTGTCCTCGGTCGCATCCGTCGCGCTGGTCACGCTCGCAAACGGTGGAGACAACATCGCGGCCTACGTGCCGGTATTTGCCACGCGAAAGGCGCACGAGCTCGCGGTGATTCTCGTCTGCTTCGCCGTGATGACCGGCGTGTGGTGCGCGGCAGGATCCTTCCTCGTGAATCATCGAACCCTTGGCGCACCCATTCGCCGTTATGGGCAGATACTCCTTCCGTGGGTCCTGATGGCCCTGGGCATCTCCATTTTCGCCTCGTCGAGAAGCGCAGCCGGTCTGCGCCCGAGCGTGGACAGCGACGCTCCGAACCAAACGGTCACCGCGCCGATTGGAAATCCTACCGAAGGTTAA
- a CDS encoding DeoR/GlpR family DNA-binding transcription regulator, with amino-acid sequence MNRRYFTAAQMERHTRLLELLEQRGEVSIDDLAQVFGVSAMTIHRDLDLLEERGRLQKVRGGAIRPGEESPVALDHEQTWQSRLTTARSAKLAIARAAAAEVRDGMTVFMDDSTSCVPLVPHIAKRSGITVVTNALSLVPLLTREGLAVVMIGGTHRPEFDANVGLLAHDAIGRMRFDVSFMSTPAVHDGACYHPDQDSVLVKRAALAVGRVKILLADHSKFAHIAPYQFAKLADFTRLFTDSATSHEAYVPYLSAEQWTAV; translated from the coding sequence GTGAATCGACGCTATTTTACCGCCGCCCAAATGGAACGCCACACCCGCTTGCTCGAGCTCCTCGAGCAACGCGGGGAGGTCAGCATCGACGATCTCGCGCAGGTCTTCGGCGTCAGTGCCATGACCATCCACCGCGATCTGGATTTGCTCGAGGAGCGCGGGCGCCTGCAAAAGGTCCGTGGTGGCGCCATCCGACCGGGGGAGGAGAGTCCCGTTGCCCTGGACCACGAGCAAACGTGGCAGTCGCGCCTGACCACGGCGCGATCCGCGAAGCTCGCCATTGCGCGCGCCGCGGCTGCCGAAGTTCGCGACGGCATGACCGTCTTCATGGACGACAGCACCTCCTGCGTTCCCCTCGTCCCCCACATCGCCAAGCGCAGCGGCATCACCGTGGTGACCAATGCCCTATCCCTCGTGCCGCTTCTCACCCGCGAAGGCCTGGCCGTCGTGATGATCGGTGGCACGCACCGCCCCGAGTTCGACGCCAACGTGGGACTCTTGGCCCACGATGCCATTGGCCGCATGCGGTTCGACGTCTCCTTCATGTCGACCCCCGCCGTGCACGATGGCGCGTGCTACCACCCGGACCAAGATTCGGTCCTCGTCAAACGCGCCGCCCTGGCCGTCGGCCGCGTGAAGATTCTCCTCGCGGACCATTCCAAATTTGCGCACATTGCCCCGTATCAATTCGCAAAATTGGCAGATTTTACGCGCCTCTTCACGGACAGCGCCACGTCGCACGAGGCGTATGTTCCCTATTTGAGCGCGGAGCAGTGGACCGCGGTTTGA
- a CDS encoding NAD(P)-dependent alcohol dehydrogenase, whose product MSENQRLAVLHGIRDIRIEERLVPDPGPRQVLVKVAAVGVCGSDVHYYEHGRIADFVVRKPLVLGHEASGTIVAVGEQVRALTVGQRVALEPGVPCGTCRECRLGRYNLCPDVQFFATPPVDGAFAEYVVIDEAFAHPIPASLSDEAAALVEPLSVAVWAAGKARIEPGTSVLVTGAGPIGLLCVQVARARAASRIVVTDVSDHRLAAAKRMGAHDVVNVRERPLSTRDIEANVLLECSGNQAAVESALRCMMPGGTVVLVGMGDVALSIDAFQAKELWVTGTFRYAHAYPASIALAGSGSVQLEGLVTGHFGLDEVTGALEAFRNDPTSLKAIVHPNSRAP is encoded by the coding sequence ATGAGCGAGAACCAACGCCTGGCCGTCTTGCACGGCATCCGAGACATCCGCATCGAAGAGCGCCTCGTGCCCGATCCGGGACCGCGGCAGGTGCTCGTCAAGGTCGCGGCCGTCGGGGTCTGCGGCTCCGACGTGCACTATTACGAACATGGCCGCATTGCCGATTTCGTCGTCCGCAAGCCGCTGGTCCTGGGGCACGAGGCCTCGGGCACCATCGTGGCCGTCGGCGAGCAGGTGCGCGCACTCACCGTCGGGCAGCGCGTCGCCCTGGAGCCGGGGGTGCCCTGCGGCACCTGCCGCGAATGCCGGCTCGGGCGCTACAACCTTTGCCCCGACGTGCAATTCTTCGCCACGCCGCCGGTCGACGGCGCCTTTGCCGAATACGTGGTCATCGACGAGGCCTTCGCGCACCCCATCCCCGCGTCGCTCTCCGACGAAGCCGCGGCGCTCGTCGAGCCGCTCTCCGTGGCCGTGTGGGCCGCAGGCAAAGCGCGCATCGAGCCCGGCACCTCGGTGCTGGTCACCGGCGCAGGCCCCATCGGTTTGCTCTGCGTGCAGGTGGCCCGCGCCCGCGCCGCCTCGCGCATCGTGGTGACCGACGTGAGCGACCACCGCCTCGCGGCCGCGAAACGCATGGGCGCCCACGACGTGGTCAACGTGCGCGAGCGCCCGCTCTCGACCCGCGACATCGAGGCCAACGTGCTTCTGGAGTGCTCGGGCAACCAAGCCGCCGTCGAATCGGCGCTTCGCTGCATGATGCCGGGCGGCACCGTCGTCTTGGTCGGCATGGGCGACGTCGCCCTGAGCATCGACGCCTTTCAGGCCAAGGAGCTCTGGGTCACCGGCACCTTCCGCTACGCGCACGCGTACCCGGCCTCCATTGCGCTGGCCGGCTCCGGCTCGGTCCAACTCGAGGGCCTCGTCACAGGCCATTTCGGCCTCGACGAAGTCACCGGCGCACTCGAAGCATTTCGCAACGATCCGACGTCGCTCAAGGCTATCGTGCACCCGAACAGCCGCGCCCCGTGA
- a CDS encoding carbohydrate ABC transporter permease: MRRSNSAALLVGLLALLVLVWTLAPVAWMVVSSFKPTPAIKTASPTWLFEPTLEHYRDLIGAGNDVRPFARNSLLAAGLSTALAVGLGALGGYGLAHWHHKSKKHLAFWIISTRMAPIAAVILPLFILFRQLGLIDSIAGLTLAYLSFNLPFAIWLMSAFFADVPPSLEEAARVDGCSRWQAFWYVVLPTTTPGLVTTGVLCLVFSWNDYAFASSFSGPGSQTLPMAAGRLITQGGVDWGQLTALGTIIVLPMIFAGLAVRRWLVTGLTMGAVTGE; encoded by the coding sequence ATGAGGCGCTCCAACTCCGCGGCGCTCCTCGTCGGCCTTCTGGCACTGCTCGTGCTGGTATGGACGCTCGCGCCCGTGGCCTGGATGGTCGTCTCGTCGTTCAAGCCCACGCCGGCCATCAAAACGGCATCGCCCACCTGGCTCTTCGAGCCCACGCTGGAGCACTACCGCGATTTGATCGGCGCAGGAAACGACGTGCGGCCCTTCGCTCGGAATAGCCTGCTCGCCGCGGGGCTTTCGACGGCGCTCGCCGTGGGCCTGGGGGCGCTCGGTGGGTATGGCCTGGCGCATTGGCACCACAAGAGCAAAAAGCATTTGGCCTTTTGGATCATCTCGACCCGCATGGCGCCGATTGCCGCGGTCATTCTGCCGCTGTTCATTCTGTTTCGGCAATTGGGGTTGATCGACTCCATTGCCGGTTTGACCTTGGCGTACCTCTCCTTCAATTTGCCATTCGCCATTTGGCTCATGAGCGCCTTTTTCGCGGACGTCCCACCGTCGCTCGAGGAGGCGGCCCGCGTCGACGGGTGCAGTCGATGGCAGGCTTTTTGGTACGTCGTTTTGCCGACCACCACGCCGGGGCTCGTCACCACCGGCGTGCTTTGTCTCGTCTTCTCGTGGAACGATTACGCGTTTGCGTCCAGCTTCTCGGGACCCGGTTCGCAGACGCTGCCGATGGCCGCGGGAAGACTCATCACACAAGGCGGGGTCGATTGGGGCCAACTCACCGCCCTGGGCACCATCATCGTGCTGCCCATGATTTTCGCGGGCCTCGCCGTTCGCCGGTGGCTCGTCACCGGCCTCACCATGGGAGCTGTGACAGGAGAATGA